The DNA window AGCTCCTTCAAACTTTAACAAAAGCTTTATACCTGCAACAGGAGAAAATACTTTTATTTTAAATATTCTTTTTGTGGTAAAATCGATTGGTGCTGCCATTGTAATTTTACTTCCTGCCCAGACTTTTCCGGGCCCTTTAACAAGTTGCATAACCGTTGCGCTGGTATTTATTCCAGAAATTTGGGGATTTGGAATCTTTGTTGCCACACCACCATCAAAATCAGTAAATGGATAGTTTATTGTTGTTGATTCAAAATCTAGTGGGAAATTTTGTGCAAATCCCAATGAAAATAGTAGACAAAAAACTACTGTTGCGAAAGTTTTCATTTGCAATTCTTTTTTATTTAGTGCTTTATAGAGCGGGTTTATTTACTACGGAATAATTGCAAGTAGTCGTTACAATTAAATTTTAATTCTTTATAATTTTCAAGTTTTCAATACCCAACGAGTTGTTAATTTTCAAAAAGTAAACTCCCGATTTGAAAGCACTCATATCGATAGTATGATTTGATTTTACTGCCTCTTCAAGCACTTTACGACCCAAAATATCGGTCAAAGTAATATGGTTTTCGTCGTCTGCTAATTGCAATTGCAAGCTGTTCCCAACTGGATTTGGATAGGCAAATTGTTTTATTTCGGAAGGATTTTCCACTCCTAACGAACAACTGCTGCCAACGACATAGGATAGATATTTGGTAACCGACAATCCTCCAGCGAAAGCAAATTTACAGGCATAATTGATGGTCGAACCATTGGTTTGTCCCGCAATAGTTTGAGTAAATATTTTCCCTGAAACGTTTGTCATCGGAGTTTCTGCGAAAGGACTTTGTCGCCACAAATAAGCGATAACGCCAGTTTTGTCTGCATCCAGTAATTCAAAAGTAATCTTTACATCTGTCCCAATGGTTTCAAAGGCATATTTGTAGCCTGTGGAGAAAGGAGTTCCTTGAGAAGATTGTGTATCTGTCCCTGAACATTGCAAAATTGTATTCGTGGTTGCATTCAGCGCAATGGGATTATTAAGAGCTGCATTTCCAGTAGCATCCGTCGCACTAACATTGAAAGTATAATTGGTGTTTTGAGATAAATTGGATATCACCAAGGATTTTATATTACCCGAAGGACTAAAAGTCGAGGCTGTACCATTTGTTCCGTAAGTCACATTATAAGTTACATTTCCTGAATCATCGGTCGCCTTCAACAATAATTCAACTGAAGAACCTGATATTGTTCCAACCGATGCAGTGAAATTTGCAGGAGCTTGGGTATCCGGCGTAGTATTTTGGTACACACGCACATAATCAATATCCATAGCAGTTTGAGTGAAACTTGGATCTATTGGCCCAGCAACACCACCCATTGCAATATTCAACAATAAATACTGCTCCTTATCGAATGGCCAAGTATTTGCATCCTTAACAGCAGGATTGTAGGTATAAAAAACTACATTGTCTACTAAAAAAGAAATTTGGTTGGGCGACCAATTCATCGAATAAATATGATAATTATTGGCAATATTATCGCCAACGACCACACCTCCAATGTTGACAGTATTACCTGAAGAAGATGGTGTATGAAGCGCACTTTGAATATAATTATCGGGTTGCGAACGTGTAATACCGTGTTCTAAAATGTCTATTTCGCCACAAGCAGGCCAATTTGCTGTGCCATAAAGCGCATCAAAATAACCTCCATCTTCATTTACATTTTTACCAAGCATCCATAAAGCGGGCCAAGTTCCGGCGTCTTTTGGAATTTTTGCGCGAATATCGACACGACCGTACAAAAAGGTAAATTTAGAATTCAATCTGGCGGAAGTATACGCTTTAGTCACACTCTGATTGGTATAGGTTTCTTTTTTGGCGACTATTTTCAAACTCCCATTATCCACATAAGAGTTATCAACCCTATCGGTATAATGTTGTACTTCACCATTGAACCAACTGCCTCCCGCGGGCAATTGGGTTTGATGAAACCAATTAGTCGCA is part of the Flavobacterium nackdongense genome and encodes:
- a CDS encoding family 16 glycosylhydrolase, with translation MIKLLPKFVFILLLIHQCSLAQVDVVYKDLVWSDEFTTSGTVNATNWFHQTQLPAGGSWFNGEVQHYTDRVDNSYVDNGSLKIVAKKETYTNQSVTKAYTSARLNSKFTFLYGRVDIRAKIPKDAGTWPALWMLGKNVNEDGGYFDALYGTANWPACGEIDILEHGITRSQPDNYIQSALHTPSSSGNTVNIGGVVVGDNIANNYHIYSMNWSPNQISFLVDNVVFYTYNPAVKDANTWPFDKEQYLLLNIAMGGVAGPIDPSFTQTAMDIDYVRVYQNTTPDTQAPANFTASVGTISGSSVELLLKATDDSGNVTYNVTYGTNGTASTFSPSGNIKSLVISNLSQNTNYTFNVSATDATGNAALNNPIALNATTNTILQCSGTDTQSSQGTPFSTGYKYAFETIGTDVKITFELLDADKTGVIAYLWRQSPFAETPMTNVSGKIFTQTIAGQTNGSTINYACKFAFAGGLSVTKYLSYVVGSSCSLGVENPSEIKQFAYPNPVGNSLQLQLADDENHITLTDILGRKVLEEAVKSNHTIDMSAFKSGVYFLKINNSLGIENLKIIKN